A single window of Ferrimonas balearica DSM 9799 DNA harbors:
- the trpB gene encoding tryptophan synthase subunit beta, translated as MTILNPYFGEFGGQYVSQILVPALNQLEAAFVEAQQDPDFQREFTGLLKEYAGRPTALTLTRNFSPNPLVKIYLKREDLLHGGAHKTNQVLGQALLAKRMGKNEIIAETGAGQHGVASALACALLGLKCRVYMGAKDVERQSPNVFRMRLMGAEVIPVHSGSATLKDACNEALRDWSANYDKAHYLLGTAAGPHPFPTIVREFQRMIGEETKAQILQKEGRLPDAVIACVGGGSNAIGMFADFIEETSVKLIGVEPAGHGIESGEHGAPLAHGKLGIFFGMKAPLMQNEHGQIEESYSVSAGLDFPSVGPQHAHLAATGRAQYPSITDDEALEAFQRLARTEGIIPALESAHALAHAYKMAEQATEETLLVVNLSGRGDKDIFTVHDILEKEGKL; from the coding sequence ATGACCATTCTCAACCCCTACTTCGGTGAATTTGGCGGCCAGTACGTGTCGCAGATCCTGGTGCCGGCACTTAACCAGCTGGAAGCCGCCTTTGTTGAGGCACAACAGGATCCCGACTTTCAGCGCGAGTTCACCGGACTGCTGAAAGAGTACGCCGGCCGTCCCACTGCCCTGACCCTGACCCGCAACTTCAGCCCCAACCCGCTGGTGAAGATCTACCTCAAGCGGGAAGACCTGCTGCATGGCGGCGCCCACAAGACCAACCAGGTACTGGGTCAGGCCCTGTTGGCCAAGCGCATGGGCAAAAACGAGATCATCGCCGAAACCGGCGCCGGTCAGCACGGTGTGGCCAGCGCCCTGGCCTGCGCCCTGTTGGGCCTGAAGTGCCGGGTGTACATGGGCGCCAAAGACGTGGAGCGTCAAAGCCCCAATGTGTTCCGGATGCGCCTGATGGGTGCCGAGGTGATTCCGGTGCACTCAGGTTCCGCCACCCTCAAAGACGCCTGTAACGAGGCCCTGCGTGACTGGAGCGCCAACTACGACAAGGCCCACTACCTGCTCGGCACCGCCGCAGGCCCGCACCCCTTCCCCACCATTGTGCGCGAGTTCCAACGCATGATCGGTGAAGAAACCAAGGCCCAGATCCTGCAAAAAGAGGGGCGCCTGCCGGACGCCGTTATCGCCTGTGTGGGCGGTGGCTCCAATGCCATCGGCATGTTCGCCGACTTTATCGAGGAAACCTCGGTCAAGCTGATCGGCGTTGAGCCGGCGGGCCACGGTATTGAGTCTGGTGAGCACGGCGCACCGCTGGCTCACGGCAAGCTCGGCATCTTCTTTGGTATGAAAGCGCCACTGATGCAGAACGAACACGGTCAGATTGAAGAGTCCTATTCGGTCTCTGCCGGTCTGGACTTCCCGTCCGTCGGGCCGCAGCACGCCCATCTGGCCGCCACCGGTCGTGCCCAGTACCCGTCCATCACCGATGACGAAGCACTGGAAGCGTTCCAGCGTCTGGCCCGCACTGAGGGGATCATCCCGGCGCTGGAATCCGCCCACGCCCTGGCCCACGCCTACAAGATGGCTGAGCAGGCCACCGAAGAGACGCTGCTGGTGGTGAACCTGTCCGGCCGCGGCGACAAAGACATCTTTACTGTTCACGATATTCTGGAGAAGGAAGGCAAGCTATGA
- the rnm gene encoding RNase RNM translates to MKIDLHCHTTASDGTLTPTELVTRAALQQVTILAITDHDTVAGLDQAADAAAQKGVRLISGVEISTRWHGFEIHIVGLNFDPQHPAMVALLDSQQRNREARAVAIGDKLAKRRIEGAYEAARAMAGEGVVGRGHFARVLVNRGIVRQPQAAFDKYLGKGQSAYVPTQWCSIEQAVAAIHQAGGVSVLAHPGKYSLSNKWLRKLLGEFQAAGGMAMEALGSQQSPDQRRFLLSLAEEHQMLISAGSDFHQPGRWIELGRGLQRPDMPGVWHHLGWV, encoded by the coding sequence ATGAAAATCGATCTGCACTGCCACACCACTGCCTCCGATGGCACTCTGACCCCGACCGAACTGGTGACCCGCGCCGCATTGCAGCAGGTGACCATTCTAGCCATCACTGACCACGATACCGTTGCGGGCCTGGACCAGGCCGCCGACGCGGCGGCGCAAAAGGGCGTTCGTTTGATCAGCGGGGTGGAGATCTCCACCCGTTGGCACGGCTTTGAGATCCACATTGTCGGCCTCAATTTTGATCCCCAGCATCCGGCGATGGTGGCCCTGCTGGACAGCCAGCAGCGCAACCGGGAAGCCCGGGCGGTGGCGATTGGCGACAAGCTGGCCAAGCGCCGTATCGAAGGGGCTTACGAGGCAGCCCGGGCGATGGCGGGTGAGGGCGTGGTGGGACGGGGCCACTTTGCCCGGGTGCTGGTGAACCGTGGCATTGTGCGGCAGCCCCAGGCCGCGTTTGACAAGTATCTGGGCAAAGGCCAGAGCGCTTATGTGCCGACCCAGTGGTGCAGCATTGAGCAAGCGGTGGCAGCAATCCACCAGGCCGGTGGGGTCTCTGTGCTGGCCCATCCGGGGAAATATTCGCTTTCCAACAAGTGGTTGCGTAAATTACTAGGTGAGTTTCAAGCGGCGGGCGGCATGGCGATGGAGGCACTGGGCAGCCAGCAGTCCCCGGACCAACGTCGCTTCCTGTTGAGCCTGGCTGAAGAGCATCAGATGCTGATTTCGGCCGGCTCCGATTTTCACCAGCCAGGGCGCTGGATTGAACTGGGACGCGGACTGCAACGTCCGGATATGCCCGGGGTCTGGCACCATCTTGGCTGGGTTTAA
- a CDS encoding anthranilate synthase component 1, with product MNPPLPVGHARTLTTAARYHSEPAEVFQALCGERPHTLLLESAEIESKAGLKSLLLVDAALELRCQGRDITLTALSVNGEQLLPFLADQLDGFQPRLQDNRLLLTVPALATGLDEDSRLKAPSPLTVLRTVQQAIQSDDALAESVLLAGSFAFDLVASVEPLPAVADGANTCPDYLFYLSETALVLDHQARTARLIGSVFGGDQSNELANDKRQRLAALVNRLEQPLAPLPKEMPEPRPVSVNQSDAEFCRIVEDLKEHVRAGDIFQVVPARRFSLPCPSPLAAYGRLRQLNPSPYMFFMRSDDFTLFGASPESALKYERVSNQVEIYPIAGTRKRGKHADGRIDHDLDSRIELGLRQDQKELSEHLMLVDLARNDVARISQPGTRRVADLLKVDRYSHVMHLVSRVTGQLRDDLDALHAYQACMNMGTLTGAPKVKAAQLLREAEGERRGSYGGAVGYLNGRGDMDTCIVIRSALVAEGIAHVQAGAGVVYDSDPQSEADETRNKAQAVIRAIGGEA from the coding sequence ATGAACCCACCATTGCCCGTCGGCCACGCCCGCACCCTGACCACTGCCGCCCGCTATCACAGCGAGCCCGCGGAGGTGTTTCAGGCCCTGTGTGGCGAACGCCCCCACACCCTGCTGCTGGAGTCCGCCGAGATTGAATCCAAGGCGGGCCTGAAAAGCCTGCTGTTGGTCGACGCTGCCCTCGAGCTGCGTTGCCAGGGCCGCGACATCACCCTGACCGCCCTGTCGGTCAACGGCGAACAGCTGCTGCCTTTTCTGGCTGACCAGCTGGATGGCTTTCAGCCCCGCCTGCAGGACAACCGCCTGCTGCTGACCGTACCGGCCCTGGCCACCGGCCTGGATGAGGACAGCCGCCTCAAAGCGCCCTCACCGCTGACCGTGCTGCGCACCGTTCAGCAGGCCATTCAGTCCGACGATGCACTGGCCGAATCGGTGCTGCTGGCCGGCAGCTTTGCCTTTGACCTGGTCGCCAGCGTGGAGCCCCTTCCGGCAGTGGCAGACGGCGCCAACACCTGTCCGGACTATCTGTTCTACCTGTCCGAGACGGCGTTGGTGCTGGACCACCAGGCCCGCACCGCGCGGCTGATTGGTTCGGTGTTCGGCGGCGACCAGAGCAACGAGCTGGCCAACGACAAACGTCAACGCCTGGCCGCGCTGGTCAACCGCCTCGAGCAACCTTTGGCGCCCCTGCCCAAAGAGATGCCGGAACCGCGGCCGGTCAGCGTCAACCAGAGCGATGCTGAGTTCTGCCGCATCGTGGAAGACCTGAAGGAGCACGTTCGCGCCGGTGACATCTTCCAGGTGGTGCCTGCCCGCCGTTTCTCCCTGCCCTGCCCCTCTCCCCTTGCCGCCTACGGCCGTCTGCGCCAGCTCAACCCCAGCCCCTACATGTTCTTTATGCGCAGCGACGACTTCACCCTGTTTGGGGCCTCCCCGGAAAGTGCGCTGAAGTATGAGCGGGTCAGCAATCAGGTGGAGATCTACCCCATCGCCGGTACCCGTAAGCGCGGCAAACACGCCGATGGCCGCATCGACCATGACCTCGACAGCCGCATTGAGCTGGGCCTGCGCCAGGACCAGAAAGAGCTATCCGAGCACCTGATGCTGGTGGACCTGGCCCGCAACGACGTGGCCCGCATCAGCCAGCCCGGTACCCGCCGGGTGGCCGACCTGCTCAAGGTCGACCGCTACAGCCACGTGATGCACCTGGTGTCCCGGGTTACCGGCCAGCTGCGCGATGACCTCGACGCCCTGCACGCCTATCAGGCCTGCATGAACATGGGCACCCTGACCGGCGCCCCCAAAGTCAAAGCCGCGCAACTGCTGCGGGAAGCCGAAGGTGAGCGCCGCGGCAGCTACGGCGGGGCCGTGGGTTACCTCAATGGTCGTGGCGATATGGACACCTGCATCGTGATCCGCTCCGCACTGGTGGCTGAAGGCATCGCCCACGTTCAGGCGGGTGCCGGGGTGGTGTACGACTCCGACCCGCAATCCGAGGCGGACGAAACCCGCAATAAGGCTCAGGCCGTGATCCGCGCAATTGGAGGTGAAGCATGA
- the trpD gene encoding anthranilate phosphoribosyltransferase, giving the protein MMLTPTQKMMAQLFEGQPLSREQAAALFGYVVAGQISDVELACVLTAMKLRGESISEITGAAEALRAAAKPFPRPQGDLIDIVGTGGDGANTINISTTATFVAAAAGAKVAKHGSRSVSSKSGASDLLTQFGVNLTMSPEQSAQCLDSLGVTFLFAPHYHAGMRHAVPVRQVMKTRTLFNLLGPLINPARPNQMLLGVYDAALVRPIAEVIQSLGVERALVVHGSGLDELAIHGDTLAVELKDGTLTEQNYTPADLGVERYDLAEIRGGEPEENKAISEQLLGGGGTAAQRAAVAVNAGAALYLSGHADSIKAGTALALATMDSGKPLQLLRQFAEASQ; this is encoded by the coding sequence CTGATGCTGACTCCGACCCAGAAAATGATGGCCCAACTGTTTGAGGGCCAGCCGCTGAGCCGTGAGCAGGCCGCTGCCCTCTTTGGTTACGTGGTGGCTGGCCAGATCAGCGACGTCGAGCTGGCCTGTGTGCTGACCGCCATGAAGCTGCGTGGCGAAAGCATCAGTGAGATCACCGGCGCCGCCGAAGCGCTGCGTGCGGCCGCCAAGCCCTTTCCCCGTCCGCAGGGTGATCTTATCGACATCGTTGGCACCGGCGGCGACGGGGCCAACACCATCAACATCTCCACCACCGCCACCTTTGTGGCCGCCGCGGCCGGCGCCAAAGTGGCCAAGCACGGCAGCCGCAGCGTCTCCTCCAAATCCGGTGCCTCCGACCTGCTGACCCAGTTCGGCGTCAACCTGACCATGAGCCCGGAGCAGTCCGCCCAGTGTCTGGACAGCCTCGGCGTCACCTTCCTGTTCGCCCCCCACTACCACGCTGGCATGCGCCACGCAGTGCCGGTGCGCCAGGTGATGAAAACCCGCACCCTGTTCAATCTGCTGGGCCCCCTGATCAACCCGGCCCGACCCAACCAGATGCTGTTGGGGGTGTATGACGCCGCGCTGGTTCGCCCCATCGCCGAGGTGATTCAGTCGCTGGGTGTTGAACGCGCTCTGGTGGTGCATGGTTCCGGTCTGGATGAATTGGCGATTCATGGCGATACCCTGGCGGTGGAGCTGAAAGACGGCACTCTGACCGAGCAGAACTACACCCCGGCAGACCTCGGCGTGGAACGCTACGACCTGGCGGAGATCCGCGGCGGCGAACCGGAGGAGAACAAAGCGATCTCCGAACAGCTGCTGGGCGGCGGTGGCACCGCAGCTCAGCGCGCAGCGGTGGCCGTTAACGCCGGTGCCGCGCTCTACCTCTCCGGCCACGCCGACAGCATCAAAGCCGGCACCGCGCTGGCCCTGGCGACCATGGACAGTGGCAAACCGCTGCAGCTGCTGCGCCAGTTCGCGGAGGCCAGCCAATGA
- a CDS encoding aminodeoxychorismate/anthranilate synthase component II: protein MTPVTLLDNFDSFTWNLVDQFRANGHPVTVYRNDIDADRLAETLLNQQEPGVLVLSPGPGAPHEAGCMMALLEKLAGKLPILGICLGHQALIEHYGGKVGRAEQVMHGKASAMTHDGSALFEGLPNPLSVARYHSLVGQRIPDCLRVPAHVDGMTMAVVHPQHRAVGYQFHPESILTEHGANLLSHTLTLLTEDRPLC from the coding sequence ATGACGCCGGTGACCCTGCTCGACAACTTCGACTCCTTTACCTGGAACCTGGTGGACCAGTTCCGCGCCAACGGCCATCCGGTGACCGTGTACCGCAACGACATCGATGCCGACCGGCTGGCCGAAACCCTGCTGAACCAGCAGGAGCCCGGCGTGCTGGTGCTCTCTCCCGGCCCGGGCGCCCCCCACGAAGCGGGCTGCATGATGGCCCTGCTGGAGAAACTGGCCGGCAAGCTGCCGATTCTGGGCATCTGTCTTGGCCACCAGGCCCTGATTGAGCACTACGGTGGCAAGGTGGGTCGGGCCGAGCAGGTGATGCACGGCAAGGCCAGCGCCATGACCCACGACGGCTCCGCCCTGTTTGAGGGCCTGCCCAACCCACTCAGTGTGGCCCGCTACCATTCTCTGGTGGGCCAGCGCATTCCCGACTGCCTGCGGGTACCCGCCCACGTCGATGGCATGACCATGGCCGTGGTGCACCCCCAACACCGTGCCGTTGGTTACCAGTTCCACCCCGAATCGATCCTGACTGAGCACGGCGCCAACCTGCTCAGCCACACTCTCACCCTTTTGACCGAGGACCGCCCGTTATGCTGA
- the trpCF gene encoding bifunctional indole-3-glycerol-phosphate synthase TrpC/phosphoribosylanthranilate isomerase TrpF translates to MSLAGIKHTDTVLDRIVATKPAQIEALTARYGDLLERRAAPSQRSLFDALKQGPTGFILECKKASPSKGLIRADFDPVAIARIYNHYAAAISVLTDEQFFQGDFEYLRAVCQNVDVPVLCKDFIVDVRQLRLARHLGADAALLMLSVLDDPLYQTLAEEADALGLDVLTEVSNQEEMDRAIALNARIIGINNRDLRDLSIDLATTERLAGQVPKDRVVISESGIYRHDQVRRLAPHADAFLVGSSLTEQANIDLACRRLIYGPTKVCGLTRPDDARAAAEAGASYGGLIFAAKSPRCVSLERAQQVRQAADLDYVGVFVNEDPARVAAVAEHLGLHAVQLHGSEDDAYINDLRPRLSGTAIWKAVKPDGSNAVSNADRLLFDSAKGSQFGGTGCVFDWASVGSERADAMLAGGLGPDNVADAARAGFYGLDINSGVEDAPGIKNADKIRTSLTAVRQY, encoded by the coding sequence ATGAGCCTTGCCGGAATCAAACACACCGACACCGTATTGGATCGCATCGTGGCCACCAAGCCGGCCCAGATTGAGGCGCTTACCGCCCGCTACGGTGATCTGCTGGAGCGCCGCGCGGCCCCCTCACAACGCAGCCTGTTCGACGCGCTCAAGCAGGGCCCCACCGGCTTTATTCTTGAGTGCAAAAAGGCCAGCCCCTCCAAGGGTCTGATCCGCGCCGACTTCGACCCGGTGGCCATCGCCCGCATCTACAACCACTACGCGGCGGCCATTTCGGTGCTGACCGATGAGCAGTTCTTTCAGGGCGACTTTGAATACCTGCGCGCGGTATGCCAGAACGTCGATGTGCCGGTGCTGTGCAAAGACTTTATTGTCGATGTCCGCCAGCTGCGCCTGGCCCGCCACCTCGGCGCCGACGCGGCCCTGCTGATGCTGTCCGTACTCGATGACCCCCTCTACCAGACCCTGGCTGAAGAAGCCGACGCACTGGGGCTGGATGTGCTGACTGAGGTCAGCAATCAGGAGGAGATGGACCGGGCCATCGCCCTGAACGCCCGCATTATCGGCATCAACAACCGTGACCTGCGCGACCTCTCCATCGATCTGGCCACCACCGAGCGCCTGGCAGGCCAGGTGCCAAAAGACCGGGTGGTGATCAGCGAGTCCGGCATCTACCGCCATGATCAGGTGCGTCGACTGGCGCCCCATGCGGATGCCTTCCTGGTGGGCAGCAGCCTGACCGAACAGGCCAATATCGATCTTGCCTGCCGCCGCCTGATCTACGGCCCCACTAAGGTGTGTGGGCTGACCCGCCCTGACGACGCCCGCGCCGCCGCCGAGGCGGGTGCCAGTTACGGTGGCCTGATCTTCGCCGCCAAGTCCCCCCGTTGTGTCAGCCTGGAGCGGGCTCAACAGGTGCGTCAGGCCGCCGACCTCGATTACGTCGGGGTGTTCGTCAATGAAGACCCAGCCCGGGTGGCGGCCGTGGCGGAACACCTCGGTCTGCACGCGGTGCAGCTGCACGGCAGTGAAGATGACGCCTACATCAATGACCTGCGCCCCCGGTTAAGCGGCACCGCCATCTGGAAAGCGGTGAAGCCCGATGGCAGTAATGCGGTCAGCAACGCCGACCGACTGCTGTTCGACAGCGCTAAGGGCAGCCAGTTTGGCGGCACCGGCTGCGTATTTGACTGGGCCAGTGTGGGCAGCGAACGCGCCGACGCCATGCTGGCCGGCGGCCTTGGACCGGACAACGTGGCCGATGCCGCCCGGGCCGGTTTCTACGGACTGGACATCAACTCCGGTGTGGAAGACGCACCGGGCATCAAGAACGCCGACAAAATCAGAACCAGCCTGACCGCAGTACGCCAGTACTGA
- the trpA gene encoding tryptophan synthase subunit alpha gives MSRYQRLFDTLSARGEGAFVPFVTLGDPNPGDSLAVIEALIAGGADALELGFPFSDPAADGPTIQDANIRALNAGTTPGHCFEILAQIRQRHPDLPIGLLVYANLVFSPGLDTFYRRCAEVGVDSVLVADVPVQEATPFIEAAKAHGVAPIFIAPPNADDATLQAVAEAGQGYTYLLSRAGVTGTETAAGMPVDHLLEALKRFGAPPAVLGFGIAEPSQVKSAIDAGAAGAISGSAVVKLIAQHQHDRAALTQALTDFVQGMKAATR, from the coding sequence ATGAGCCGCTACCAACGCCTGTTTGATACCCTGTCCGCGCGCGGCGAAGGCGCCTTTGTGCCGTTTGTGACCCTGGGCGATCCCAACCCCGGTGACAGCCTGGCGGTGATTGAAGCCCTGATCGCCGGCGGCGCCGACGCGTTGGAGCTGGGCTTCCCCTTCTCTGACCCCGCCGCCGATGGCCCCACCATTCAGGACGCCAATATCCGTGCCCTGAACGCCGGCACCACTCCGGGCCACTGCTTTGAGATTCTGGCCCAGATCCGCCAGCGTCACCCGGACCTGCCCATCGGCCTGCTGGTGTACGCCAACCTGGTGTTTTCGCCGGGACTGGACACCTTCTACCGCCGTTGTGCCGAAGTGGGGGTGGATTCGGTGCTGGTGGCCGATGTGCCGGTGCAGGAAGCTACGCCCTTTATTGAAGCCGCCAAAGCCCACGGCGTGGCGCCGATCTTTATCGCCCCGCCCAATGCCGACGACGCCACCCTGCAAGCGGTGGCCGAAGCGGGCCAGGGTTACACCTACCTGCTGTCCCGCGCAGGGGTGACCGGCACCGAAACCGCCGCCGGCATGCCGGTGGACCACCTGCTGGAGGCCCTCAAGCGTTTTGGTGCGCCGCCAGCGGTACTGGGCTTTGGCATCGCCGAGCCGAGCCAGGTGAAGAGTGCCATTGATGCTGGCGCCGCCGGGGCCATCTCCGGCTCTGCGGTGGTCAAGCTGATTGCCCAGCACCAGCATGACCGCGCCGCTCTGACCCAGGCCCTGACCGACTTTGTGCAAGGGATGAAAGCGGCCACCCGCTAA
- a CDS encoding L-threonylcarbamoyladenylate synthase has translation MSQFFYLHPENPQSRLINQAVATIHKGGVIVYPTDSGYALGCHIGDKSALERICRIRRLNEHHNFTLMCRDLSELSLYARVDNAAFRLLKNNTPGPYTFIFKGTKEVPRRLLNAKRKTIGIRVPDNNIALALLEALGEPMMSTSLILPGETLAESDPDDIRDKLEHQVDLILHGGFLGESPTTVVDFSEGEGEIVRVGAGDPTPFE, from the coding sequence ATGAGCCAATTTTTCTATCTTCATCCGGAAAACCCCCAGTCCCGCCTGATCAATCAGGCCGTGGCGACCATCCACAAGGGTGGGGTGATCGTGTATCCCACCGATTCCGGTTATGCGCTGGGCTGCCACATCGGCGATAAGTCGGCGCTGGAGCGGATCTGCCGGATCCGCCGGCTTAATGAGCACCACAACTTCACCCTGATGTGTCGCGACCTCTCCGAGTTGTCGCTGTACGCCCGGGTCGACAACGCGGCGTTCCGGTTGCTGAAAAACAACACGCCGGGGCCCTACACCTTCATTTTCAAAGGCACCAAAGAGGTGCCGCGCCGATTGCTGAACGCCAAGCGCAAAACCATTGGCATCCGGGTGCCGGACAACAACATCGCCCTGGCGCTGCTGGAGGCTCTGGGTGAGCCGATGATGTCCACCTCGCTGATCCTGCCCGGCGAGACTCTGGCCGAGTCCGATCCGGACGACATCCGCGATAAGCTGGAGCACCAGGTTGACCTGATCCTGCACGGTGGTTTCCTCGGCGAGAGTCCCACTACGGTGGTGGATTTCTCCGAAGGCGAGGGTGAGATTGTGCGGGTGGGTGCCGGCGACCCG
- a CDS encoding septation protein A, with protein sequence MKQLIDFLPLLVFFAVYKFYGIFAATGAIVVATGVQLGLMYALYRKVEKMHLVTFGLLLVFGGATVLFHDDAFIKWKVTIVYGLFSAVLLISQWMGKPVIRSMLGKEITLPDRIWTGLSYAWAVFFTFCAGLNLYVAFNLPQETWVNFKVFGLMGMTLAFIVATIVYLYKHLPKEDQSSK encoded by the coding sequence ATGAAGCAACTGATCGATTTTCTGCCCCTGTTGGTGTTCTTCGCCGTCTACAAGTTTTACGGCATCTTTGCGGCCACCGGCGCCATCGTGGTGGCCACCGGCGTCCAGCTCGGCCTGATGTACGCGCTGTACCGTAAAGTGGAAAAGATGCATCTGGTCACCTTTGGCCTGCTGCTGGTGTTCGGTGGCGCCACCGTCCTGTTCCACGACGACGCCTTCATTAAGTGGAAAGTCACCATTGTTTATGGCCTGTTCAGCGCCGTGCTGCTGATCAGTCAATGGATGGGCAAACCGGTTATCCGGTCGATGCTGGGCAAGGAGATCACCCTGCCGGACCGCATCTGGACCGGCCTGAGCTACGCCTGGGCGGTGTTCTTCACCTTCTGTGCCGGCCTCAATCTCTATGTGGCCTTTAACCTGCCTCAGGAGACCTGGGTAAACTTCAAGGTGTTTGGCCTGATGGGGATGACCCTGGCCTTTATCGTCGCCACCATCGTTTACCTCTACAAACATCTGCCCAAAGAGGACCAGTCCTCCAAGTAA
- the aroF gene encoding 3-deoxy-7-phosphoheptulonate synthase, protein MIIILKPGVSEQDAKELVQKIESTGLKPLYMPGVERTVLGAIGDERVLQSLRLDSDPRVDEIKPILSKYKLVSRELNPVDSHVMLGQHLVGGGRFTVIAGPCGVESRDQLLSVAEMVKQHPVAALRGGAFKPRTSPYSFQGLGEEGLKLLQEANRQTGLPTVSEVVDAADAELMAQYVDCLQIGARNMQNFRLLEAVGKLGLPVLLKRGMSATIEELLLAAEYIVNAGNPNVILCERGIRTFETATRNTLDLNAVAYLKRKTHLPVLVDPSHGTGVRELIAPLSYASAAVGADGIIVETHLKPAEALSDGHQALNAEQFADLITGLRPFVEAAGKTL, encoded by the coding sequence ATGATCATCATTCTGAAACCCGGCGTCAGTGAGCAAGATGCCAAGGAACTCGTCCAAAAGATTGAGTCAACCGGACTGAAACCGCTCTATATGCCGGGCGTGGAGCGCACCGTACTGGGCGCCATCGGTGACGAGCGCGTACTGCAATCCCTGCGCCTGGACAGCGACCCGCGGGTGGATGAGATCAAGCCTATCCTCTCCAAGTACAAGCTGGTATCACGGGAGCTGAATCCGGTGGACAGCCACGTTATGCTGGGGCAACACCTGGTGGGCGGCGGTCGTTTCACCGTGATTGCCGGCCCCTGTGGCGTCGAGAGCCGCGACCAACTGCTGAGCGTGGCCGAGATGGTAAAACAGCATCCGGTCGCCGCACTGCGTGGCGGTGCATTCAAACCCCGTACCAGCCCCTACAGTTTCCAGGGCTTGGGTGAAGAGGGCCTGAAACTGCTGCAAGAAGCCAATCGCCAAACCGGCCTGCCCACCGTCTCTGAGGTGGTGGACGCCGCCGACGCTGAACTGATGGCACAGTACGTGGACTGCCTGCAGATCGGCGCCCGCAATATGCAGAACTTCCGCCTGCTGGAAGCGGTCGGCAAACTGGGCCTGCCGGTGCTGCTCAAGCGGGGGATGAGCGCCACCATTGAGGAGCTGCTGTTGGCTGCCGAATACATCGTCAACGCCGGTAACCCCAATGTGATCCTCTGTGAACGCGGCATCCGCACCTTCGAAACCGCCACCCGAAACACCCTCGACCTCAACGCCGTTGCCTACCTGAAACGCAAAACCCACCTGCCGGTATTGGTGGACCCCAGCCATGGCACCGGCGTGCGCGAGCTGATTGCACCGCTCTCCTACGCCAGCGCCGCCGTGGGCGCCGATGGCATCATCGTTGAAACCCATCTCAAACCGGCCGAGGCGCTGTCCGATGGCCACCAGGCTCTGAATGCCGAGCAGTTCGCTGACCTGATTACCGGTCTGCGTCCCTTTGTTGAAGCCGCAGGGAAAACCTTATGA